One genomic region from Phragmites australis chromosome 1, lpPhrAust1.1, whole genome shotgun sequence encodes:
- the LOC133923029 gene encoding uncharacterized protein LOC133923029 produces the protein MGEPLVDFSAEGVSSSLCFCYSTCENPGCEHSCACCKDGDFEAEIAYGQDDLVVEEIGTALSEVTHVYDDDGPDLGENYDEDDDPLLCLESDSTDDLVDDDTEVVISPAFPSGDASESSIGKSDDGNSTNGTPKLVSAIKGTRAKQGIVTKLSVSWAPDVYDPPVTSDSHTVREHHSSSRKGHYKYKPSKSNSSSRSTTGSKKDKKHSRHSSSSSNNKKDRKHAYRSSSSGISSRTDSSVPQYLKAYSASRGGGSRTDTGCLESAKVSPLVPADSAALPEVVPMLKTMEEIKCGTSCSKEKPFTLLSRQFSPARYKGMFSFWNQNQLAS, from the exons ATGGGCGAACCTTTGGTGGACTTCAGCGCTGAAGGTGTTAGCAGCAGCTTATGTTTCTGCTACAGCACCTGTGAAAATCCAGGTTGTGAGCACAGCTGTGCTTGCTGCAAAGATGGAGATTTTGAAGCTGAAATAGCTTATGGGCAAGATGACTTGGTTGTTGAGGAAATTGGAACAGCTCTTTCCGAAGTGACGCATGTCTATGATGATGACGGTCCTGATCTAGGTGAAAActatgatgaagatgatgacccACTTCTTTGTCTGGAATCTGATTCAACTGATGATTTAGTGGATGATGACACTGAAGTGGTCATATCACCTGCCTTCCCTAGTGGTGATGCATCTGAATCATCAATTGGCAAATCAGATGATGGAAATTCAACTAAt GGCACTCCAAAGCTGGTTTCTGCAATAAAAGGAACCCGTGCAAAACAGGGAATCGTCACAAAGTTGAGCGTTTCATGGGCCCCTGATGTGTATGATCCTCCTGTTACTTCTGACTCTCACACTGTGAGGGAACACCATAGTAGTTCAAGGAAGGGCCACTACAAATACAAGCCCTCTaagagcaacagcagcagccgcaGTACCACTGGCAGCAAAAAGGACAAGAAGCATTCTCGCcacagtagcagcagcagcaacaacaaaaaagatagGAAACATGCTTACCGCAGTTCCAGTAGCGGCATCAGCAGCAGAACTGATTCTAGTGTACCTCAATATCTTAAGGCATACAGCGCCAGCCGCGGTGGTGGCAGCAGAACTGACACTGGCTGCCTTGAATCTGCTAAGGTATCTCCATTGGTGCCAGCTGATAGTGCCGCACTGCCAGAGGTCGTGCCTATGCTTAAGACCATGGAAGAAATCAAATGCGGCACCAGCTGCTCCAAGGAGAAGCCTTTCACCTTGCTGTCGCGCCAGTTTTCTCCTGCAAGGTACAAGGGGATGTTCTCCTTTTGGAACCAAAACCAGCTGGCTTCGTAA